In a genomic window of Pseudoglutamicibacter albus:
- a CDS encoding peptidoglycan DD-metalloendopeptidase family protein, producing the protein MKHDVSLTGRGKLAAVISAGVVAGLTVSLGIVPANADKLDDRKDRIEKQIAGTEKDLESVNAMLQKNGEKLRKFQDRLPSAEQAVQDAEAAESAARSEVQQLQGRLAAAEKSRAEMVEAQEKTKAMTDEQRKLTGQLAARAYQSGGLEGSDFGLLVRGNDLNKWANSVEVSSRLARAQNRELNELLGRGAEQRNATARLSAVEDEIAGLKKQADAALVRQTQAREAADAAKADLEKLLADTESAQSELEDAKSKAHQQLEDQKAEQQKINQAIKERQERLKREAEERARKAREAAERAKREAAAAERRRAKNAAALRAKAQAAQKKATVATTNTKPSKTVSKGTWGLIVPASGPITSGFGWRPTPAGTIDYGGLGGYLHAGIDWGSACGSPIVASASGRVMQEGWNGSHGITVSVDHNIVRGHALTTNYNHMTRTAVRVGQQVKQGQVIGYVGTTGNSTGCHLHFETVVDGQHRNPAGLLW; encoded by the coding sequence ATGAAACATGATGTTTCTCTGACTGGCCGCGGCAAGCTCGCCGCGGTGATTTCGGCTGGTGTGGTGGCCGGCCTGACAGTATCGCTGGGTATTGTGCCGGCTAACGCTGACAAGCTTGATGACCGTAAGGACCGCATCGAGAAACAGATCGCAGGTACCGAGAAGGACCTCGAGAGTGTCAATGCGATGCTGCAGAAGAACGGGGAGAAGCTGCGGAAGTTCCAGGACAGGCTTCCTTCGGCTGAACAGGCGGTGCAGGACGCTGAGGCGGCCGAATCCGCTGCCCGTTCGGAAGTCCAGCAGCTCCAGGGGCGTTTAGCGGCCGCGGAGAAATCCCGTGCGGAAATGGTTGAGGCCCAGGAGAAGACCAAGGCCATGACCGATGAACAGCGCAAGCTCACCGGCCAGCTTGCGGCGCGCGCGTATCAGTCCGGTGGGCTTGAGGGCTCCGATTTTGGGTTGTTGGTGCGCGGCAATGATTTGAATAAGTGGGCGAACTCGGTTGAGGTTTCCTCGCGTTTAGCTCGCGCCCAGAACCGTGAACTCAACGAACTTCTGGGCCGCGGCGCGGAGCAGCGGAACGCTACCGCCCGTTTGAGTGCTGTTGAAGATGAGATCGCTGGTTTGAAGAAGCAAGCTGATGCTGCACTCGTGCGTCAGACACAGGCGCGTGAAGCCGCCGATGCGGCGAAGGCTGATCTGGAGAAGTTGCTGGCTGATACGGAGAGCGCGCAGAGCGAGCTTGAGGACGCGAAGTCCAAAGCGCATCAGCAGCTTGAAGATCAGAAGGCTGAACAGCAGAAGATCAACCAAGCGATCAAGGAACGCCAGGAACGTTTGAAGCGTGAAGCGGAGGAGCGGGCCCGGAAGGCGCGAGAGGCCGCTGAGAGGGCTAAGCGTGAGGCAGCTGCTGCAGAGCGGCGCCGGGCTAAGAACGCTGCCGCGTTGCGGGCTAAGGCTCAAGCCGCGCAAAAGAAGGCGACGGTTGCTACAACTAACACGAAGCCGTCGAAGACCGTTTCGAAAGGAACCTGGGGCCTCATAGTGCCTGCGAGTGGACCGATCACCTCAGGTTTCGGATGGCGGCCAACCCCTGCTGGGACCATTGATTATGGCGGCTTGGGCGGCTACCTGCACGCAGGTATCGACTGGGGTTCAGCGTGTGGCTCGCCAATTGTTGCTTCGGCTTCCGGCCGCGTCATGCAGGAAGGCTGGAACGGCAGCCACGGCATCACCGTGTCTGTTGACCACAACATCGTGCGCGGGCATGCGTTGACGACCAACTACAACCACATGACCCGCACAGCGGTTCGGGTGGGGCAGCAGGTCAAGCAGGGCCAGGTGATCGGCTACGTTGGAACCACGGGTAACTCGACGGGCTGCCACTTGCACTTTGAAACGGTGGTCGATGGCCAGCACCGCAACCCAGCCGGCTTGCTCTGGTAG
- the smpB gene encoding SsrA-binding protein SmpB: protein MANKKKTKDQRNHVVATNRKARHDYEILDTYEAGMVLTGTEVKSLREGKASLAEGFCTFYRGELWAELLYIPEYLNGSWTNHAARRRRKLLLHRKELVKLERRVDEAGLTIVPLSLYFKEGRAKLEIALVRGKKEWDKRHALKEKQDNREALRALRARNRRAGVA from the coding sequence ATGGCGAATAAGAAGAAGACTAAAGATCAACGTAATCACGTGGTCGCGACCAACCGTAAGGCGCGGCATGATTACGAGATCCTGGATACCTATGAAGCCGGGATGGTTTTGACGGGTACTGAGGTGAAGTCTTTGCGTGAGGGGAAAGCGTCTCTCGCGGAGGGTTTCTGCACCTTTTACCGGGGTGAGTTGTGGGCTGAGTTGCTCTATATCCCGGAGTACCTGAATGGTTCCTGGACTAATCATGCTGCGAGGCGGCGCAGGAAGTTGTTGCTGCACCGTAAGGAGCTTGTCAAGCTCGAGCGCCGCGTGGACGAGGCGGGACTGACGATTGTGCCGCTGAGCCTGTATTTCAAGGAAGGCCGCGCCAAGTTAGAGATCGCTTTGGTGCGCGGTAAGAAGGAGTGGGATAAACGCCACGCCTTGAAGGAGAAGCAGGACAACCGTGAGGCGCTGCGCGCGTTGCGTGCACGGAACCGCCGTGCGGGTGTCGCCTAG
- the ftsX gene encoding permease-like cell division protein FtsX, with protein sequence MRLSFVLGEIFSGLRRNVTMIVSVVLVTLVSLTFVGSAILLQSQVSKMKGYWYDKVQVAVYLCNSSSDSRNCVVDGDGNVASVTDAQKESIEEILKSPDMKPYVDEFYFESQDEALKHFREQYDGTALAENVTADQLPSSYRIKLTDPEKYEVINERFSTVAGVDSVADQRQILERVFSLMNGASIVAIVIAIVMIVTAVLLIATTIRLSAFTRRRETGIMRLVGASKTLIQLPFVLEGMIAAALGGLLASGVLWAVVQFVIQDRLAVANPTIAYIDASVMLWLAPLLILIGVVLAGLSSLITLRRYLKV encoded by the coding sequence GTGAGGTTGTCTTTCGTTCTCGGTGAGATTTTCTCTGGTCTTCGTCGCAACGTGACGATGATCGTCTCGGTTGTTCTGGTGACCTTGGTTTCGTTGACGTTTGTGGGGTCTGCGATTTTGTTGCAGTCCCAGGTCTCGAAGATGAAGGGCTACTGGTACGACAAAGTGCAGGTAGCGGTTTACCTGTGTAATTCGTCTTCCGATTCGCGTAACTGCGTGGTGGATGGCGATGGCAATGTTGCCTCGGTGACGGATGCTCAGAAGGAAAGCATCGAAGAGATCCTGAAGTCGCCGGACATGAAGCCGTATGTTGATGAGTTCTATTTCGAGTCTCAAGACGAGGCTCTCAAGCACTTCAGGGAGCAATACGACGGCACCGCGCTGGCAGAGAACGTGACAGCGGATCAGCTGCCGAGTTCGTACCGGATCAAGTTGACGGACCCTGAGAAGTACGAGGTCATCAACGAGAGGTTCTCCACGGTTGCCGGCGTGGATTCGGTTGCTGATCAACGCCAGATCCTTGAACGCGTGTTCTCTTTGATGAATGGGGCATCGATCGTGGCGATCGTGATTGCGATCGTGATGATCGTGACTGCGGTGCTGCTGATCGCTACAACCATTCGTCTCTCGGCCTTCACGCGCCGCCGTGAGACCGGGATTATGCGCCTGGTGGGTGCCTCGAAGACGCTGATTCAGTTGCCGTTTGTGCTTGAAGGCATGATCGCGGCAGCGCTCGGTGGCCTCTTGGCGTCGGGTGTTCTGTGGGCGGTTGTCCAGTTTGTGATCCAGGACCGGTTGGCCGTGGCTAATCCGACGATCGCGTACATTGACGCCTCCGTGATGCTCTGGCTTGCGCCACTGTTGATTCTGATTGGTGTTGTATTGGCCGGCTTGAGTTCGCTCATAACGCTGCGCCGTTATTTGAAGGTCTAG
- a CDS encoding putative quinol monooxygenase, protein MILINVKYKVKPEKAEDFLDAVAEFTQATRSEPGNLWFEWYRAPQDPTVFLLVEAFKDDAGEAHVNSEHFAKGLESMKPFLVETPDIVSRQVEGEGWDKMGELRID, encoded by the coding sequence ATGATCCTCATCAACGTGAAATACAAAGTGAAGCCCGAGAAAGCCGAAGACTTCCTCGACGCCGTCGCGGAGTTCACCCAGGCAACCCGCAGCGAGCCAGGCAACCTCTGGTTCGAGTGGTACCGGGCCCCGCAGGACCCAACCGTGTTCCTGCTCGTTGAAGCGTTCAAGGACGATGCGGGCGAAGCCCACGTGAACTCCGAACACTTCGCGAAAGGCCTGGAATCCATGAAGCCATTCCTGGTTGAAACCCCAGACATCGTCTCCCGGCAAGTCGAAGGCGAAGGCTGGGACAAGATGGGCGAACTGCGCATCGACTAG
- the putP gene encoding sodium/proline symporter PutP → MDLFGLGPDGSYKLIAVIIYFIAMLLIGYYAFKKTDDGDDYMLGGRRLHPFTAALSAGASDMSGWLMMGLPGALYMMGMFQAWMAIGLTIGAALNWIFVAPRLRRFTEVTNDSITIPSYFENRLGDKSRILRIVSGIVILVFFTFYVSSGMTAGGKFFQSAFNGSYLTGMLLVAGITLAYTMFGGFLGATYTDTVQGLIMLAALFVVPVLAVISVGGPQQVIDGVLSVNPDFGSLMKGGTIVGAVSAAAWGLGYFGQPHIIIRFMALRSSRDARWGAAIGVGWMVLSVIGVIVTSMAGIAYFNLNQDKQLTDTKSAETVVLDLAQNLMPSLLAGFVLAAVLAAIMSTISSQLVVTSSALVEDLALVFKPGMSKTTKLWLGRLAVLIVAIIAAVLALEENATVLGLVAFAWAGFGSAFGPVVVLSLYWKRLTNWGAMAGIVGGATVAFVWSKSETLSTFGGALSEPLYEIVPGFLTCLVLAVVVSLLTPAPGEKELAGFRHMEAPTQAVPIVQAAGANAAGDTANPGQAEPGMKA, encoded by the coding sequence ATGGACTTATTCGGATTGGGTCCTGACGGCTCATACAAACTCATCGCCGTCATCATCTACTTCATAGCGATGCTCTTGATCGGCTACTACGCCTTCAAGAAAACCGACGACGGCGACGACTACATGCTCGGCGGCCGCCGCCTACACCCCTTCACCGCAGCACTGAGCGCCGGCGCATCAGACATGTCCGGCTGGCTCATGATGGGCTTGCCTGGTGCCCTCTACATGATGGGTATGTTCCAGGCGTGGATGGCGATCGGCCTCACCATTGGTGCGGCACTCAACTGGATCTTCGTCGCGCCACGCCTGCGCCGCTTCACCGAAGTCACCAACGACTCCATCACCATCCCGAGCTACTTCGAAAACCGCCTCGGCGATAAGTCACGCATCCTGCGCATCGTCTCCGGCATCGTGATCCTAGTGTTCTTCACCTTCTACGTATCCTCCGGTATGACCGCTGGCGGTAAGTTCTTCCAGTCCGCGTTCAACGGCAGCTACCTGACCGGTATGTTGCTCGTCGCAGGCATCACGCTCGCCTACACGATGTTCGGCGGCTTCCTCGGTGCAACCTACACCGACACGGTTCAGGGCCTCATCATGCTCGCGGCCCTCTTCGTCGTCCCAGTGCTTGCCGTGATCTCCGTTGGCGGGCCACAGCAAGTCATTGACGGCGTGCTGAGCGTCAACCCAGACTTCGGCTCCCTCATGAAGGGCGGGACTATCGTCGGTGCAGTCTCCGCCGCCGCGTGGGGGCTTGGCTACTTCGGCCAGCCGCACATCATCATCCGCTTCATGGCGCTACGCTCCTCCCGCGACGCCCGCTGGGGTGCCGCGATCGGTGTCGGCTGGATGGTGCTCTCCGTGATCGGCGTCATCGTGACCTCGATGGCCGGTATCGCCTACTTCAACCTCAACCAAGACAAGCAGCTCACCGACACCAAGAGCGCTGAGACCGTGGTCCTCGACCTCGCGCAGAACCTCATGCCGTCACTTTTGGCAGGTTTCGTACTCGCAGCTGTTCTCGCAGCGATCATGTCGACCATTTCCTCCCAGCTGGTCGTGACCTCCTCTGCACTCGTTGAGGACCTCGCGCTGGTGTTCAAGCCAGGCATGTCCAAGACCACGAAGCTGTGGCTGGGTCGCCTCGCAGTCCTGATCGTCGCGATCATCGCGGCAGTGCTTGCGCTGGAAGAAAACGCGACCGTGCTCGGCCTCGTCGCATTCGCGTGGGCAGGCTTCGGCTCCGCATTCGGCCCAGTCGTGGTGCTCAGCCTCTACTGGAAGCGCCTCACCAACTGGGGTGCGATGGCCGGCATCGTTGGCGGCGCGACCGTCGCGTTCGTCTGGAGCAAGAGCGAAACCCTCTCCACCTTCGGCGGAGCACTCTCCGAGCCGCTCTACGAGATCGTCCCAGGCTTCCTGACCTGCCTCGTGCTCGCGGTAGTGGTTTCCCTGCTCACGCCAGCACCAGGTGAGAAGGAACTCGCCGGCTTCCGCCACATGGAAGCCCCAACCCAGGCAGTGCCGATCGTGCAGGCCGCCGGCGCCAATGCGGCCGGTGACACTGCGAACCCTGGCCAAGCCGAGCCTGGCATGAAAGCATAG
- the relB gene encoding type II toxin-antitoxin system RelB family antitoxin, producing MNTITVELSDEDAALVRKHADFEGVTISDFARSAILDKIEDSCDLQELREAIAEEGNNDCTHD from the coding sequence ATGAACACGATAACTGTCGAACTGTCCGATGAAGACGCAGCCCTTGTTCGCAAGCATGCCGACTTTGAAGGCGTCACGATTTCTGACTTCGCCCGGTCAGCGATCTTGGATAAAATCGAAGACTCCTGCGACCTACAAGAACTCCGCGAAGCAATTGCGGAGGAAGGGAACAATGACTGCACTCACGACTGA
- a CDS encoding GNAT family N-acetyltransferase: MTALTTERLILRPPQDGDEDAVFTIHSDPRTYQHRPELAMKNREEASELLAAWQRNWSEDGIGYFVVTRDSADIIGFTGLRFSEEQGEQVLNLYYRFAPESQGKGYAAEAAAAASDWARQMHPERPIVAIIDPSNAPSAKLAEKLGLHLETADHEQGHLYRL; encoded by the coding sequence ATGACTGCACTCACGACTGAGCGGCTGATACTTCGCCCGCCCCAGGATGGAGATGAAGACGCCGTCTTCACTATCCATTCGGACCCAAGGACCTACCAGCATCGCCCTGAACTGGCGATGAAGAATCGCGAAGAAGCCTCCGAGCTGCTGGCCGCATGGCAGCGCAACTGGTCAGAGGACGGAATCGGCTACTTTGTCGTCACCCGCGATTCAGCCGACATCATCGGCTTCACCGGCCTGCGCTTCTCAGAAGAACAGGGCGAACAGGTGCTCAACCTCTACTACCGTTTTGCGCCCGAATCCCAAGGAAAGGGATACGCGGCCGAGGCCGCGGCCGCCGCCAGCGACTGGGCACGGCAGATGCACCCCGAGCGTCCAATTGTGGCGATCATCGATCCAAGCAACGCCCCGTCTGCCAAGCTGGCTGAAAAGCTCGGTCTACACTTGGAAACTGCAGACCATGAACAAGGCCACCTGTACCGGCTTTGA